The Novosphingobium aromaticivorans DSM 12444 genome segment CCGAGCAGGTCCACCGGCAGTTCCTTGATGCGCTGGACAAGGGAACCGCACGACGGCGTTCCAACCTTGGGCTGAAGGATGTGGGGCTGGCGCCGGAGAGGGCGGCAGCGCTGTTCCGGTCGCAAGCGCTGTCGCGCCAGCTTGACCGGCTCAGCCGCAAATTGCAGGCGCGGGGCGAGGGGTTCTATACGATCGGATCGTCGGGCCACGAGGGCAATGCAGTGCTGGCCGAAGTGCTGCGCATGGATGACATGGCGTTCCTTCACTATCGCGACGCCGCGTTCCAGATCCACCGCGCCCACCGCGTGCCGGGCGAGAATCCGGCGTGGGACATGCTGCTGAGCTTCACGGCCAGCATGGAGGACCCGATTTCGGGCGGGCGCCACAAGGTGCTGGGATCCAAGCGGCTGTTCATTCCGCCGCAGACGTCGACCATCGCCAGCCACTTGCCCAAGGCGGTGGGCGCGGCCTTTTCCATCGGCATCGCGCGCAGGATGGGATTCGACGACACCGTGCTGTCGAAGGACGGGGTCGTGCTGTGCAGCTTCGGCGATGCTAGCGCGAACCATTCGACCGCGCTGGGCGCGATCAACACTGCGTGCTGGGCGGCGTTTCAGGGCACGCCAATGCCGATCATCTTCCTGTGCGAGGACAACGGCATCGGCATCTCCACACGCACGCCGCCGGGATGGATCGAGGCGAACTTCTCGGGCAGGGCGGGGCTGAACTACATTCCCTGCGACGGATCGGACCTTGTCGATACCTGCGCGGCCGCAAGACAGGCACTGGAGATCGCGAGGCGGCAGCGAAAGCCGGTGTTCCTGCACATGAAGACGGTGCGGCTCTACGGCCACGCGGGCAATGACGTGCAGCTTGCCTATCGCAGCAAGGAGGAGATCCGAGCCGAGGAAGAGCGCGATCCGCTGCTGGCGAGCGCGGCCTTGCTGATCGAGGAAGGCGTCATGTCGGCGGCGCAGGTGCGCGGCGTCTATGACGAGATCGAGGCCACGCTGGAACGGCAGGTGGAGCTTGCCATCAAGCGCCCCAAGCTGCCCGACGCGGCGGCGGTGATGGCCAGCATCGTGCCCCCCAGGCGCGAAGGGGCGGCGCGCCCTCAGGCTTCGGCGCACGAGCGTGCCGCGCTCTTTGCCGACGATGCCGCCGCGATGGACAAGCCGCAGCATATGGCGAAGCTCATCAGTTGGGCCATGGCGGACCTGCTGTTGCAGTACCCCAACGCGATCGTCTGCGGCGAGGACGTGGGGCCGAAGGGCGGGGTCTATGCCGCGACGCAAAAGCTGCACGCGCGGTTCGGATCGGCGCGGGTGATCAATACCCTCCTCGACGAGC includes the following:
- a CDS encoding dehydrogenase E1 component subunit alpha/beta, giving the protein MSLDAAEQVHRQFLDALDKGTARRRSNLGLKDVGLAPERAAALFRSQALSRQLDRLSRKLQARGEGFYTIGSSGHEGNAVLAEVLRMDDMAFLHYRDAAFQIHRAHRVPGENPAWDMLLSFTASMEDPISGGRHKVLGSKRLFIPPQTSTIASHLPKAVGAAFSIGIARRMGFDDTVLSKDGVVLCSFGDASANHSTALGAINTACWAAFQGTPMPIIFLCEDNGIGISTRTPPGWIEANFSGRAGLNYIPCDGSDLVDTCAAARQALEIARRQRKPVFLHMKTVRLYGHAGNDVQLAYRSKEEIRAEEERDPLLASAALLIEEGVMSAAQVRGVYDEIEATLERQVELAIKRPKLPDAAAVMASIVPPRREGAARPQASAHERAALFADDAAAMDKPQHMAKLISWAMADLLLQYPNAIVCGEDVGPKGGVYAATQKLHARFGSARVINTLLDEQAILGLAIGAAHNGLLPMPEIQFLAYVHNAEDQIRGEAATLSFFSNGQYTNPMVVRIAGLPYQKGFGGHFHNDNSLAVFRDIPGVVLAVPSNGRDAVAMLRECVRLAHDEGRVVVFVEPIALYMTRDLHEPGDGMWSSVYQPPGEGEIAFGEIGVFDSGRGEGTDLAVVTYGNGFYLSLQAQKLLSERGVNVRVIDLRWLGPVNEAAVLDAVAPCSRVLVVDECRITGGQNEALMALLAERAPGKAIARMAATDSFIPLARAATHTLPSRDGIVVKVLEMVRG